One Faecalispora anaeroviscerum genomic window carries:
- a CDS encoding ABC transporter permease, protein MSREIAKGGMHFSEIIRLVWINIMESKFKVMLTSLGIIVGSATIVLVIAIGHGGEVDVQNQFKNLNAGSINVAVSTEADMQDQMMGGGMPGGGGGMPGEGGMPGGGGMPGGGGGARTGGGGMPGGGMPGGMPGGMPGVGGQSVTLTEEDMQNISDLVPGISMITISASGTASAEGGNLTEETDETVVGVLSNYQEITNLELLQGSFLSNDDETDKSKVAVIGYTKAQEIYGSAYAAYGESISLEGKTYEIIGVLSLMGSVSSGTSPDDSIFIPYSTAVKYVFGKDASPEITAIAEDVNDVSDVITNINTVLEENHENASFKITDAGSSMEAATASANTLSMLLVAVACIVFLVGGIGIMNVLFVSVKERTQEIGILKALGCSKREILLQFLSEANFISVFGGVIGVVLGFLMVPLLRLTGMTVEPLAVSGMYSMLFAVVTGTVFGFYPAWKAASLMPIEALSQE, encoded by the coding sequence ATGAGCCGTGAAATAGCGAAGGGTGGAATGCACTTTTCAGAAATTATCCGCCTGGTGTGGATCAATATTATGGAAAGCAAGTTTAAGGTAATGCTCACCTCACTGGGAATCATTGTCGGTTCTGCCACGATTGTGCTGGTAATCGCCATTGGCCATGGCGGCGAAGTAGATGTTCAGAACCAGTTTAAGAACCTAAATGCAGGCTCCATTAATGTTGCTGTCAGCACAGAGGCCGATATGCAGGATCAGATGATGGGTGGCGGAATGCCCGGTGGTGGTGGCGGAATGCCCGGTGAAGGTGGGATGCCTGGTGGAGGAGGAATGCCTGGCGGTGGTGGAGGTGCCCGTACCGGAGGCGGAGGAATGCCCGGTGGTGGAATGCCCGGTGGAATGCCCGGGGGAATGCCCGGTGTAGGTGGCCAGAGTGTAACGTTGACGGAAGAAGACATGCAGAACATTTCTGATCTGGTTCCGGGGATTTCCATGATCACGATTTCCGCCAGCGGCACAGCGTCCGCCGAGGGAGGAAACCTCACCGAAGAAACCGATGAAACCGTTGTCGGCGTTCTTTCCAATTATCAGGAAATTACCAATCTGGAGTTGCTGCAGGGCAGTTTCCTTTCAAACGATGATGAAACGGATAAATCCAAGGTAGCCGTAATCGGCTATACCAAGGCTCAGGAGATTTACGGCAGCGCTTATGCCGCCTATGGCGAGAGCATCTCTTTAGAGGGGAAGACGTATGAAATCATCGGCGTGCTTAGCTTGATGGGCAGCGTTTCGTCCGGCACAAGTCCAGATGACTCTATTTTTATTCCCTATTCCACTGCGGTGAAATATGTATTCGGAAAAGACGCTAGCCCGGAAATCACCGCGATTGCAGAGGACGTAAACGACGTTTCAGATGTCATAACAAATATCAATACTGTTCTGGAAGAGAACCACGAAAATGCGAGCTTCAAAATTACCGATGCCGGCAGCAGCATGGAGGCCGCTACGGCTTCCGCGAATACGCTGTCTATGCTGTTGGTTGCGGTTGCTTGCATCGTGTTTTTAGTCGGCGGTATCGGTATTATGAACGTATTGTTCGTATCGGTGAAGGAGCGAACACAAGAAATCGGAATTTTGAAAGCCTTGGGATGCTCTAAACGTGAAATTTTACTCCAGTTTCTTTCCGAGGCAAATTTCATCAGTGTGTTTGGCGGGGTAATTGGCGTTGTACTGGGATTTTTAATGGTTCCTTTGCTGCGCCTGACGGGAATGACTGTCGAACCTTTGGCCGTCAGCGGGATGTACTCCATGCTGTTTGCGGTTGTTACAGGAACAGTTTTCGGATTTTATCCGGCGTGGAAGGCTGCTTCCTTAATGCCAATTGAAGCGCTTTCTCAGGAATAA
- a CDS encoding ABC-F family ATP-binding cassette domain-containing protein: MLLSAEKISKNYGMKQLLQDVSLYLNEGNRVGIIGLNGTGKSTLLKILAGVEPPDEGLISTNPNVQLSYLPQNPPIQDDYTVLEQVFAEFPAQFRDLKEYEAKSMLTRLGITDYDAKMGTLSGGQRKRVALATALIHPADILILDEPTNHLDSEMVTWLEQRLTRFSGGLIMVTHDRYFLERVVTHIVELSHSKLYTYEANYSKYLELKAQRSEMDAASERKRQAILRKEYQWIMRGAKARSTKSRGRIDRYEALKEQAAPETDDTVQLSQFSSRLGKKIIELSHVTKAFGERTVLQDFSYLMERNDRIGIVGKNGAGKSTLLNLIAGQLVPDEGTVEVGSTVKIGYFSQECRELDPNQRAYDFICEVSNEIKTSEGTFSASQMLERFLFSPDLQYSLIGRLSGGERRRLYLLSILMAAPNILLLDEPTNDLDIETLTILEDYLESFSGPVLAVSHDRYFLDKVATTIFEVNDGGDILRYPGNYSDYDENRKELQQSAAKKEAPAPKELPKRAQKLKFSFKEQREFETIEDDIAALEAKISECEAEISQSASDYVRLQTLMDQKAELEANLEAKTERWLYLTELAEKIAAQK; encoded by the coding sequence ATGCTATTATCCGCAGAAAAAATTTCTAAAAATTATGGGATGAAGCAGCTGCTGCAAGACGTTTCGCTGTACCTGAACGAGGGGAACCGGGTCGGAATCATCGGGCTTAACGGTACCGGAAAAAGCACCCTGCTGAAAATTCTGGCTGGAGTGGAGCCGCCGGATGAAGGTTTGATTTCTACGAACCCCAACGTCCAGCTGTCTTATCTTCCCCAGAATCCGCCCATTCAAGACGACTACACCGTGCTGGAGCAGGTGTTTGCAGAGTTCCCCGCACAGTTCCGTGACCTTAAGGAGTACGAGGCAAAATCCATGCTGACGCGCCTTGGGATTACGGACTATGACGCGAAAATGGGAACGTTATCAGGCGGGCAGCGAAAACGAGTGGCTCTGGCCACCGCGCTGATTCACCCTGCCGACATTCTGATTCTGGACGAGCCAACCAACCATTTGGACAGTGAAATGGTCACATGGCTCGAGCAGCGGCTGACCCGCTTTAGCGGCGGGCTGATCATGGTCACCCATGACCGGTATTTTCTGGAAAGAGTCGTCACCCACATTGTAGAGCTTTCTCACAGCAAGCTCTACACCTATGAAGCAAATTATTCGAAGTATCTGGAGCTGAAGGCTCAGCGGTCTGAAATGGATGCGGCCAGCGAGCGGAAGCGGCAGGCAATTCTGCGCAAGGAATACCAGTGGATCATGCGGGGAGCGAAGGCTCGCAGCACAAAAAGCCGCGGCCGAATTGACCGGTATGAAGCACTCAAGGAGCAGGCCGCGCCGGAAACAGACGATACGGTTCAGCTCTCTCAATTCTCCAGCCGCCTGGGCAAAAAGATTATTGAGCTGTCACACGTTACCAAGGCCTTCGGCGAGCGCACGGTGCTTCAGGATTTCTCTTATCTGATGGAACGAAATGACCGGATTGGCATCGTCGGCAAAAACGGCGCCGGTAAATCCACACTGCTGAACCTGATCGCGGGGCAGCTCGTGCCGGATGAGGGGACGGTGGAGGTCGGCTCCACTGTGAAAATCGGATATTTTTCGCAGGAGTGCCGGGAACTGGACCCAAACCAAAGAGCGTACGACTTTATCTGCGAGGTTTCGAATGAGATCAAAACTTCGGAGGGTACCTTCTCCGCGTCGCAGATGCTGGAGCGCTTTCTGTTTTCGCCGGATCTGCAATATTCCCTAATCGGCAGATTAAGCGGCGGTGAGCGCAGACGCCTGTATCTTTTAAGTATTTTGATGGCGGCCCCAAACATTCTGCTGTTGGACGAGCCCACCAATGATCTGGACATTGAAACCCTGACGATTCTGGAGGATTATCTCGAATCCTTCTCCGGCCCCGTACTCGCGGTATCTCATGACCGCTATTTTCTGGATAAGGTTGCAACGACCATTTTCGAAGTGAACGACGGCGGCGATATTCTCCGGTACCCGGGGAATTACTCCGACTACGATGAAAACCGGAAGGAGCTGCAGCAGTCAGCCGCTAAAAAAGAAGCCCCCGCCCCAAAAGAGCTGCCCAAAAGGGCGCAAAAGCTGAAATTCTCTTTTAAAGAGCAGCGGGAATTTGAAACCATTGAGGACGACATTGCGGCACTGGAAGCCAAAATTTCCGAATGCGAAGCGGAAATTAGCCAATCCGCCAGTGATTACGTTCGCCTGCAAACGCTCATGGATCAAAAGGCGGAACTGGAAGCAAATCTGGAAGCAAAAACAGAACGCTGGCTTTACCTGACGGAGTTAGCGGAGAAAATTGCCGCACAAAAATAG
- a CDS encoding HD domain-containing phosphohydrolase, with translation MDAIRNQKEPLKTSQYIQTMERLLHVVQELSAARNLETVMDIVRHSVRDLTGSDGATFVLRDHDFCYYAEEDSISPLWKGNRFPMQVCISGWVMLNRIPAIIEDIYTDPRIPIDVYQKTYVKSLAMVPIKTNDPIGAIGCYWAKKHNAMPEQIKVLQVLADTAAIAMDNIHYQNIIAAKAHQLEKAIDGTLLAIANMVEQKDLYTAGHQKRVALIGLAIAQELGWSRERCEKVFRAGVVHDIGKIGIPSELLAKPAKLTEIEYALIKTHSEAGYTILKDVPLLSMTAQIILQHHERYNGSGYPYGLKKDEILPEAQILIVADVFESMMSHRPYRPALGVDAAIDELVLNKGILYHPDIVDAIVHLVKDKGYQIPE, from the coding sequence ATGGACGCGATACGAAACCAGAAGGAACCCCTCAAAACCTCTCAGTACATTCAAACCATGGAAAGACTGTTGCACGTTGTCCAGGAATTATCCGCTGCACGCAATCTGGAGACCGTGATGGACATTGTGCGTCATTCGGTGCGAGATTTGACCGGGTCTGACGGCGCGACTTTTGTTTTGCGCGACCATGACTTTTGCTATTATGCGGAGGAAGACTCCATCTCTCCGTTATGGAAGGGCAACCGCTTCCCCATGCAGGTATGTATCAGCGGGTGGGTCATGCTGAACCGGATTCCCGCAATTATTGAGGACATCTATACGGACCCCCGCATTCCGATCGACGTATATCAAAAGACTTACGTAAAAAGTCTTGCGATGGTTCCGATTAAAACGAACGATCCGATCGGAGCCATCGGTTGCTATTGGGCCAAAAAACACAACGCGATGCCTGAGCAGATCAAGGTGCTGCAGGTGCTGGCCGACACAGCCGCGATCGCCATGGACAACATTCATTATCAGAATATCATCGCAGCGAAAGCCCATCAACTGGAAAAGGCAATCGACGGCACACTGCTGGCCATTGCCAATATGGTGGAGCAGAAGGATTTATACACCGCGGGGCACCAGAAGCGGGTTGCCCTGATTGGGCTGGCTATTGCGCAGGAACTGGGCTGGAGCCGGGAACGCTGTGAAAAGGTGTTTCGCGCGGGAGTCGTTCACGACATCGGAAAAATCGGAATTCCCAGCGAGCTGCTGGCGAAACCCGCCAAACTGACCGAAATTGAATACGCCCTGATCAAAACTCATTCCGAAGCAGGGTATACCATCCTGAAGGATGTGCCGCTGCTCTCTATGACAGCGCAGATCATTTTGCAGCATCATGAGCGCTATAACGGCAGCGGGTATCCATATGGACTGAAAAAGGACGAGATTCTTCCTGAAGCTCAAATTCTGATTGTGGCGGATGTGTTCGAATCCATGATGTCGCACAGGCCTTACCGGCCGGCGCTGGGTGTTGACGCGGCCATTGACGAACTGGTCCTGAACAAAGGGATTCTGTATCACCCGGATATTGTGGACGCCATTGTGCATCTTGTGAAAGACAAAGGCTACCAGATTCCGGAGTAA
- a CDS encoding L,D-transpeptidase, which translates to MKHRGKKEVFLGTVIVLFAILIAPFSGAAEAKNDFVPTRDVMSLVKPSILYGTMKTNDNEVWAGAQVEILRDINGGQKYLVKIGKRTAWVKGTALSIPPDPETNADRLTEEELVYYINHMGFSSGSSYFVWVDIDRQLLNVFTGSQENWKLVKSVSCASGKNVTPTLRGTFTPASYGKSFGSYSREGAKYYVSYSGDYMIHSLPYLHNKVSDYTVGKRASHGCVRIAVAEAQWFYQTIPRKTTMWIN; encoded by the coding sequence ATGAAACATAGAGGAAAAAAAGAGGTGTTCCTTGGTACGGTAATCGTTCTGTTTGCCATTCTAATCGCTCCATTTTCCGGTGCTGCCGAAGCGAAAAACGATTTTGTTCCAACGCGTGACGTCATGTCGCTGGTGAAACCATCAATTCTATATGGAACGATGAAAACAAATGATAACGAGGTCTGGGCCGGAGCACAGGTTGAGATTCTTCGGGATATCAATGGCGGACAAAAATATTTGGTGAAGATTGGGAAACGGACAGCGTGGGTTAAGGGAACAGCGCTTTCGATTCCGCCGGACCCGGAAACGAATGCGGACAGGCTTACTGAGGAGGAACTGGTGTATTATATAAATCACATGGGCTTTTCGAGCGGCTCGAGCTACTTTGTTTGGGTAGACATCGACCGCCAGTTGCTCAATGTGTTCACCGGCAGCCAGGAAAACTGGAAGCTCGTCAAATCTGTTTCCTGTGCTTCAGGCAAAAACGTGACCCCAACGCTGCGTGGCACGTTTACCCCAGCCAGCTACGGAAAATCCTTCGGTTCCTATAGTCGCGAGGGCGCAAAATACTATGTGTCCTATTCCGGTGATTATATGATTCATTCTTTGCCGTATTTACATAACAAGGTTTCTGATTACACCGTTGGCAAGCGTGCGTCGCACGGCTGCGTGCGGATTGCGGTTGCCGAGGCCCAATGGTTTTACCAGACGATCCCCCGCAAAACAACGATGTGGATTAATTGA
- a CDS encoding NUDIX hydrolase: MELLDIVDENGIPTGETVERETAHRSGIRHRTSHVWILRKRDGKVQVLLQKRSLNKDSHPGCYDISSAGHIPYGEDFSESALRELKEELGVTAAAEELVFCGCCRSEYHGVFHGQKFWDHQVSNVYILWRDMEEAEFTLQESEVDSVLWMDWDKCLTMVRQQQAPNCIRTHELEMVFSAVQLLNEGSLPPVSPIQEH; encoded by the coding sequence ATGGAATTGCTGGATATTGTAGATGAAAACGGAATCCCCACCGGGGAAACCGTGGAACGGGAAACGGCACACCGCAGCGGAATCCGCCACCGCACCTCCCATGTGTGGATTTTACGGAAACGGGATGGAAAGGTACAGGTGCTTTTGCAGAAGAGAAGCCTCAATAAAGATTCCCACCCGGGGTGCTATGACATATCGAGCGCCGGTCATATCCCCTATGGGGAGGATTTTTCAGAGTCTGCCCTGAGAGAATTAAAGGAAGAGCTTGGCGTGACCGCCGCCGCGGAGGAACTGGTTTTCTGCGGATGCTGCCGCTCGGAATACCATGGAGTATTCCATGGGCAGAAATTCTGGGATCATCAGGTCAGCAATGTATATATCCTCTGGAGAGATATGGAAGAAGCCGAATTCACCTTGCAGGAATCAGAAGTGGATTCTGTTCTATGGATGGACTGGGACAAGTGCCTTACCATGGTTCGACAGCAACAGGCGCCGAACTGCATTCGAACCCATGAGCTGGAAATGGTTTTTTCCGCTGTTCAACTTCTGAATGAGGGCAGCCTGCCGCCCGTTTCCCCGATTCAGGAGCATTGA
- a CDS encoding efflux RND transporter periplasmic adaptor subunit — protein sequence MVEKLKSIGQFAAAHKKMAIIVCLGVVVVTGGAVWFTVWRSAQSAQQTVSYRESTVTKGDVTVGVSESGTVSLDSESISFPVDSDIAKVLVKSGTTVKKGDALIQLDLNSVSEGSLETRQKLEAAKLSLQKALSDQTVKLEEAKITYESSQYLSQTASVTRQLTEEQLQNNIATAELTLKEAKESLEEYQTLQKSFSADYTKLNQLEKWMDDAKTAKTSYETQLEEYTEDHKTVIDRYDSLVSAAETAKTEWLQAKYAESDDEDDLKDGYDEAEETAEIYYNKVAGSVISQQTTLKKQVAQHTAEYTNYTTAYNNFKDTFNEKYHVSSNDDESVSAKELADKVTELQSSVKTAEYNLKKAQKTAQISSLDALTQEKTDLNTASNAGSTYDLTVSQLGQAVTTQQESCDTLQNKIDNITSAMNNVGIITSPCDGIVATVTYTDGASVTADQAMMTISRSDSVSLSVSVSEDDITSVEVGQEASIELSAYDDQSFDALVESITAEPARSGSSSVSYTVTVRMTGSNTISGKIYTGMSGEATLIQKRAKDVLYIPNRAVTFENGVSSVLVKGSDGNPEKRTIVTGFSNGTSVAVTDGLEEGETVLTESAVTAK from the coding sequence ATGGTAGAAAAGCTGAAGTCCATTGGTCAGTTTGCCGCGGCGCATAAAAAAATGGCAATCATCGTTTGTTTAGGGGTGGTGGTTGTTACCGGCGGAGCGGTTTGGTTTACTGTCTGGCGAAGTGCCCAATCCGCACAGCAGACGGTTTCTTACCGGGAATCCACCGTCACAAAAGGAGATGTTACCGTAGGAGTTTCGGAATCAGGTACTGTTTCGCTCGATTCGGAGTCGATCAGCTTCCCGGTAGACAGTGATATTGCAAAGGTGCTGGTCAAATCGGGCACCACCGTCAAAAAAGGAGATGCGCTGATTCAACTGGATCTGAACAGCGTTTCGGAGGGAAGCCTCGAAACCCGCCAAAAACTGGAAGCTGCGAAGCTTTCTTTGCAGAAGGCCCTGAGTGATCAAACAGTAAAGCTGGAGGAAGCGAAAATCACGTATGAATCCAGTCAGTATTTATCTCAAACAGCGTCGGTTACCCGGCAGCTGACGGAAGAGCAGCTGCAAAATAATATTGCTACCGCAGAATTGACATTAAAAGAAGCCAAGGAATCTCTGGAAGAATATCAGACCCTGCAAAAATCATTTTCAGCGGATTACACAAAGCTGAATCAGCTGGAAAAATGGATGGACGATGCCAAAACAGCTAAAACCAGCTATGAAACCCAACTTGAAGAATACACAGAAGATCACAAGACGGTAATTGACCGCTATGATTCATTGGTATCCGCAGCAGAAACAGCAAAGACGGAATGGCTGCAGGCCAAGTATGCGGAAAGTGACGATGAGGATGATCTCAAAGACGGGTATGATGAGGCGGAAGAGACAGCAGAGATTTATTACAACAAAGTAGCAGGCAGCGTTATTAGCCAGCAGACTACTCTGAAAAAACAGGTAGCGCAACACACTGCCGAATATACCAACTATACGACAGCCTACAATAATTTTAAAGATACCTTTAACGAAAAATATCATGTTAGCAGTAATGACGATGAGAGTGTTTCTGCCAAAGAACTGGCCGATAAGGTCACTGAACTGCAGAGCAGCGTAAAAACCGCGGAATATAACCTGAAAAAAGCGCAGAAAACGGCTCAAATTTCTTCTCTCGACGCACTGACTCAGGAAAAAACCGATCTGAATACGGCGTCCAACGCCGGCAGCACCTATGACCTTACGGTCAGTCAGCTGGGGCAGGCGGTAACGACGCAGCAGGAAAGCTGCGATACGCTGCAAAATAAAATCGATAATATTACCAGCGCGATGAACAACGTTGGAATTATTACCAGCCCCTGCGACGGAATTGTAGCCACAGTAACCTACACAGACGGAGCCAGCGTTACGGCCGATCAGGCAATGATGACTATTTCACGGTCCGATTCCGTTTCCCTCTCCGTTTCGGTGTCTGAGGACGACATCACCAGTGTAGAGGTTGGGCAGGAGGCTTCCATTGAGCTTTCCGCCTACGACGATCAGTCCTTTGACGCTCTGGTAGAGAGCATTACGGCAGAACCGGCCCGCAGCGGTTCCTCCTCCGTCAGCTATACGGTCACCGTTCGAATGACGGGAAGCAATACGATCTCGGGCAAAATTTACACGGGAATGAGCGGTGAAGCCACGCTGATCCAAAAACGCGCGAAGGACGTTCTGTATATTCCGAACCGGGCGGTCACGTTTGAAAACGGCGTTTCCAGCGTTCTGGTGAAGGGCAGCGACGGGAATCCGGAAAAACGCACAATTGTTACCGGTTTCAGCAACGGAACGAGCGTTGCCGTCACGGATGGCCTGGAGGAAGGCGAAACCGTTTTGACGGAAAGTGCGGTGACGGCAAAATGA
- a CDS encoding GIY-YIG nuclease family protein, translating to MEAEKPTKYYTYMLRCADGTLYSGYTTDPFRRAALHNSGKGAKYTRSRRPVELVFVEGHATKSEALRREAALKRLSRAQKLLLIEQTSIETE from the coding sequence ATGGAAGCTGAGAAACCCACGAAATACTACACCTATATGCTGCGCTGCGCCGACGGCACCCTGTACAGCGGCTACACGACCGACCCGTTCCGCCGCGCAGCCCTGCACAACAGCGGGAAGGGCGCAAAATACACTCGTTCCCGCAGGCCAGTAGAGCTGGTTTTTGTGGAAGGTCACGCTACAAAAAGCGAAGCGTTACGGCGCGAGGCAGCGCTGAAAAGGCTCAGCCGGGCGCAAAAGCTGCTGTTGATTGAGCAGACCAGCATTGAAACAGAATGA
- a CDS encoding ABC transporter ATP-binding protein, with protein MEPIIKIENLSKSYHQGESELKVLKNISLEVMNGDYLAILGPSGSGKSTLMNVIGCMDRFQEGGYCLTGCAVGQLNDAQLTRLRNEKIGFIFQKYHLIQKYSVLLNTMMPLLIRGIPRKKAEELSMEKLTMLGMSERVDHKPNELSGGQQQRAAIARALVGTPELLLADEPTGALDRTTGQEVLKLFSELNSMGNTIVMITHDLSVAQHAKRIVHIIDGELYEDGQEKQAETKALPAEEPVQKGESDEKQEIPLEKPFVPGRRYTVGGRHFVSRSGQLRAGVGCKDPGQSYSAGKHELHQ; from the coding sequence TTGGAGCCAATTATAAAAATCGAAAATTTGAGTAAAAGCTATCATCAGGGAGAAAGTGAGCTGAAGGTGCTTAAGAATATTTCCCTGGAAGTTATGAACGGGGATTATCTGGCCATTCTGGGTCCGTCCGGTTCCGGAAAAAGCACCCTAATGAATGTGATCGGCTGCATGGATCGTTTTCAGGAGGGGGGGTATTGCCTGACGGGGTGCGCGGTTGGCCAGCTGAACGATGCTCAGCTGACCAGGCTGCGTAATGAGAAGATTGGATTCATCTTTCAGAAATACCACCTCATTCAAAAATACTCGGTTCTGCTCAATACCATGATGCCCCTTCTGATTCGTGGCATTCCCCGCAAAAAGGCAGAGGAGCTGTCGATGGAGAAGCTCACGATGCTGGGGATGAGCGAGAGGGTAGATCATAAGCCAAACGAGCTTTCGGGTGGGCAGCAGCAGCGTGCCGCGATTGCCCGTGCGCTGGTGGGAACCCCAGAGCTTCTTCTGGCCGACGAGCCCACCGGTGCGCTGGACCGGACGACCGGGCAGGAGGTTTTAAAGCTGTTCAGCGAGCTAAATTCGATGGGAAACACCATTGTAATGATTACGCACGATCTGAGTGTTGCGCAGCATGCCAAACGAATCGTTCATATCATTGACGGAGAATTGTATGAAGACGGGCAGGAAAAACAGGCGGAAACAAAAGCACTCCCCGCCGAGGAACCTGTTCAGAAAGGAGAATCAGATGAAAAGCAAGAAATTCCATTGGAAAAACCTTTTGTGCCTGGTAGGCGCTATACTGTTGGCGGTCGGCATTTCGTCTCCCGCTCTGGCCAACTCAGAGCAGGCGTCGGCTGTAAAGACCCTGGCCAGAGTTACTCTGCCGGAAAACACGAGCTACATCAGTGA
- a CDS encoding small, acid-soluble spore protein tlp yields MNRDVLIQQVKSEYARLAELESREHITGRSYSGMSPEAYYERTLEKAIRDISAGKYDDCISGLQVVEQIANHTTKAQRIQNVIESTLHNMEIAEEIIASEQDNKKLQDLKVENERRAEAIPQMIREMKEEQAREELDADSPNVIGGGENG; encoded by the coding sequence GTGAACAGGGATGTATTAATTCAGCAGGTAAAGAGTGAATATGCGCGCTTGGCGGAGCTGGAAAGCCGTGAGCATATCACGGGTCGGTCTTACAGCGGCATGTCGCCCGAGGCGTATTATGAACGGACTTTAGAAAAGGCGATTCGTGATATTTCGGCCGGAAAGTACGACGACTGCATTTCCGGCCTTCAGGTAGTGGAGCAGATTGCCAACCACACAACAAAAGCCCAGCGAATTCAAAACGTCATTGAATCTACGCTGCACAATATGGAAATCGCGGAGGAAATCATTGCTTCGGAGCAGGACAACAAAAAATTACAGGATTTAAAAGTGGAAAACGAACGCCGGGCTGAGGCAATCCCTCAGATGATTCGCGAAATGAAGGAGGAGCAAGCTCGGGAGGAACTGGACGCCGACAGTCCTAATGTAATAGGAGGTGGAGAGAATGGATAA
- a CDS encoding small, acid-soluble spore protein tlp, producing MDNDAEAIKKMHEEQGRERIGKLRKKLNITKYNMEVSSEILAETPSDAQKEKLAQKNIRRQHGIAGIEKEIQDIEQALEESEQEK from the coding sequence ATGGATAACGACGCTGAGGCCATCAAAAAAATGCACGAGGAGCAGGGGCGTGAGAGAATCGGAAAACTCCGGAAAAAACTCAATATCACCAAGTACAATATGGAGGTTTCTTCAGAGATCCTCGCCGAAACCCCCTCAGACGCACAAAAAGAAAAGCTCGCCCAAAAAAATATACGGCGCCAGCACGGGATTGCAGGCATTGAAAAGGAAATTCAAGACATTGAGCAGGCGCTGGAGGAATCAGAACAGGAAAAGTAA
- a CDS encoding HDIG domain-containing metalloprotein translates to MARGSTLFEEIERHLLFDEKPSHFLSSLTSTSALSEYPLNMLERLQNTPQSPEHHPEGSVWNHTLLVVDEAAKVREKCSDSRAFLWAALLHDIGKPSTTMRRKSKITSYDHDKVGAQLTKEFLSVFTADTQFIERVARLVRYHMQILFVVKDLPFADVEGMKRDTDIREVALLGLCDRLGRKGADRRLEEKNIQTFLKKSDQYNMKQ, encoded by the coding sequence TTGGCAAGAGGCAGTACCTTATTTGAAGAAATAGAACGGCATCTGCTTTTTGACGAAAAGCCGTCCCATTTCTTATCGAGTCTTACCAGTACCTCTGCTCTCAGCGAGTATCCGCTCAATATGCTGGAACGGCTGCAAAACACGCCGCAATCCCCTGAGCACCATCCGGAAGGCAGCGTATGGAATCATACTTTATTGGTGGTGGACGAAGCCGCAAAGGTGAGAGAAAAATGCAGCGATTCCCGCGCTTTTCTTTGGGCTGCGCTGTTACACGACATCGGCAAGCCCTCCACAACCATGCGCAGAAAAAGCAAAATCACATCCTATGACCATGACAAGGTGGGCGCGCAGCTCACAAAGGAATTTCTGAGCGTTTTTACAGCAGACACCCAATTTATTGAGCGGGTGGCCCGGCTGGTTCGGTACCACATGCAGATTTTGTTTGTGGTAAAGGATTTGCCCTTTGCTGATGTGGAGGGAATGAAGCGGGATACAGATATTCGGGAGGTCGCTTTGTTGGGGCTTTGCGACAGATTGGGTAGAAAAGGGGCCGACCGGCGGCTTGAAGAGAAAAATATCCAAACTTTTTTGAAAAAATCCGATCAGTACAACATGAAACAATAA